Proteins encoded within one genomic window of Aerococcus viridans:
- a CDS encoding ROK family protein: protein MTRDLLYGGIEAGGTKFICAVADEDLNIIDQVRIDTTVPEETMGELKAFFDKYEVESFGISSFGPIDINHDSPTYGYITSTPKLPWQNYDFVGQMKAWFGDKPIAWTTDVNGASLAENTMGAAKGANSCLYLTIGTGVGGGFSMNGEIYHAYAHPEMGHIKVAQDPHDHFEGACPFHGNCIEGLVSGPAIEKRTGIKGADLPSDHEVWDYVADYLGQAIANYTLTLAPERVVLGGGVMHQDQLLDKVRTQVEKALANYVELPAMTDYIQLPKLGDNAGITGSLLLAKRALKDVK from the coding sequence ATGACAAGAGATTTATTATATGGTGGTATAGAGGCTGGAGGCACGAAGTTTATCTGTGCGGTAGCTGACGAAGATTTAAATATTATTGACCAAGTGCGTATTGATACAACAGTCCCTGAAGAAACTATGGGTGAATTGAAAGCATTCTTTGACAAATATGAAGTGGAAAGTTTCGGTATCTCATCTTTTGGGCCAATCGACATCAATCATGACTCGCCAACTTATGGTTATATCACCTCAACGCCTAAATTACCTTGGCAAAATTATGATTTTGTAGGGCAAATGAAAGCATGGTTTGGTGATAAACCGATTGCTTGGACAACAGATGTGAATGGGGCGTCACTCGCTGAAAATACCATGGGTGCTGCAAAAGGTGCTAACTCTTGTCTTTATCTAACGATTGGGACTGGTGTTGGTGGTGGCTTCTCTATGAATGGGGAAATTTACCATGCATACGCTCACCCTGAAATGGGTCATATTAAGGTTGCCCAAGACCCTCATGACCACTTTGAAGGGGCTTGTCCATTCCATGGTAACTGTATTGAAGGACTTGTGTCAGGACCTGCCATTGAAAAGAGAACAGGTATTAAAGGTGCTGACCTACCCTCAGATCATGAAGTATGGGATTATGTTGCAGATTACTTAGGTCAAGCCATTGCCAACTATACGTTAACTTTAGCGCCAGAACGCGTCGTACTAGGTGGTGGCGTGATGCATCAAGACCAACTGCTAGATAAAGTTCGTACACAAGTGGAAAAAGCGCTTGCTAACTATGTTGAATTGCCAGCAATGACAGATTATATCCAGTTACCTAAGCTAGGTGACAATGCTGGGATTACTGGTTCACTGCTATTAGCGAAACGTGCTTTAAAAGATGTAAAATAG
- a CDS encoding phosphoglycerate dehydrogenase, whose translation MELKDKVYQLTTYNAIAAEGMERFERAKYAINENDDPDALILRSKDLHDITFNDSLKAIARAGAGTNNIPIQRATEAGIVVFNTPGANANAVKELVLANLLLSVRPILQGHEWIQNYKFGPDDDVEAIVEANKKQFAGNELEGKKLGIIGLGAIGAMIANDAYRLGIEVYGYDPYVSVDTAWSISRRVNRVMELDDLLKICDFITVHVPLMDSTRGMIGERELAMMKEDVQLYNFARGPIVDKEAVLKAVNDNRIGGYTTDFADADLLHHEKIRVLPHLGASTEEAEINCARMAAGNLKRFLQTGDIVNSVNFPSVQMSFNSPVRITIINRNIPNMIGKISTFVAEQGMNIANMVNRGRGDFAYTLVDLEELDHEKVERLVAKLEEIPDIVRVRAIEHPGQFFEEV comes from the coding sequence ATGGAATTAAAAGATAAAGTTTATCAATTAACGACTTATAATGCGATTGCTGCTGAAGGTATGGAACGTTTTGAACGAGCGAAATATGCCATTAATGAAAATGATGATCCAGATGCATTGATTTTACGTTCTAAAGATTTGCATGATATAACATTTAACGATTCATTAAAAGCGATTGCGCGAGCTGGTGCGGGTACAAATAACATCCCAATTCAACGTGCTACTGAGGCGGGAATTGTTGTCTTCAACACCCCTGGTGCGAATGCGAATGCGGTTAAAGAGTTAGTGCTAGCTAATTTATTGTTATCTGTTCGTCCTATTTTACAAGGACATGAATGGATACAAAATTACAAGTTTGGTCCAGATGATGATGTTGAAGCGATTGTTGAAGCGAACAAGAAACAATTTGCTGGAAATGAATTAGAAGGTAAGAAACTAGGTATTATCGGTTTAGGTGCTATTGGTGCTATGATCGCTAACGATGCTTACCGTTTAGGGATTGAAGTGTATGGTTATGACCCATATGTGTCTGTGGATACTGCCTGGAGTATTTCGCGTCGTGTTAACCGTGTGATGGAATTGGATGATTTATTAAAAATCTGTGATTTTATTACTGTTCACGTACCTTTAATGGATTCAACTCGTGGTATGATTGGCGAACGTGAGTTGGCTATGATGAAAGAAGATGTGCAATTATATAACTTTGCGCGTGGTCCGATTGTAGATAAAGAAGCAGTTTTAAAAGCTGTTAATGACAACCGTATTGGTGGGTATACTACGGACTTTGCGGATGCAGATTTATTGCACCATGAAAAAATCCGTGTGTTACCACATTTAGGTGCCTCTACTGAGGAAGCAGAAATCAATTGTGCCCGTATGGCAGCTGGAAACTTAAAACGCTTTTTACAGACAGGGGATATTGTAAATTCAGTGAACTTTCCATCTGTACAAATGAGCTTTAATTCACCAGTTCGTATCACCATTATCAACCGTAACATTCCAAACATGATTGGTAAGATTTCAACCTTTGTTGCGGAACAAGGCATGAATATCGCCAATATGGTGAACCGTGGTCGTGGTGACTTTGCTTATACATTAGTTGATTTAGAGGAATTAGATCATGAGAAAGTTGAGCGTTTAGTGGCAAAATTAGAAGAAATTCCAGATATTGTTCGTGTACGTGCAATTGAGCATCCAGGTCAATTCTTTGAAGAAGTTTAA
- the serC gene encoding 3-phosphoserine/phosphohydroxythreonine transaminase — MTTVYNFSAGPAVLPKAVLEQAQAELLNYNGTEMSVMELSHRSSSFVGIIERAEQLLRDLMHIPDHYKVLFLQGGATQQFTMVPANLAKGQKTQYVNTGSWATKAIKAAENLDDVSVDVIASSKAMGFTAVPEITAEAVDPEAAYLHITTNETIGGITFRDVPTFDGVTLVADMSSNILANDYKVEDFGLIYAGAQKNLGPSGVTIVIVREDLLKEDKALPDFFSYATQADKGSMINTPPTFAVYMVGLVLEWVAAQGGQEAMYANAKERANLLYDYIDRSDLFVNHVKVENRSLTNIPFLTNDPELDKKFIAEADEAGFKQLKGHRSVGGMRASLYNAFPLEGVKALVAFMKAFEEENK, encoded by the coding sequence ATGACAACTGTTTATAATTTCTCAGCCGGTCCGGCAGTATTGCCCAAGGCTGTATTAGAACAAGCACAAGCGGAACTTTTAAATTACAACGGTACAGAAATGTCCGTGATGGAATTGAGTCACCGCTCTTCCTCCTTCGTTGGGATTATCGAACGAGCTGAACAACTACTACGCGATTTGATGCACATTCCTGATCACTATAAAGTTTTATTCTTACAGGGCGGTGCAACACAACAATTCACCATGGTACCAGCAAACCTTGCGAAAGGACAAAAGACGCAATATGTGAATACTGGTTCTTGGGCTACAAAAGCCATTAAAGCAGCTGAAAATTTAGATGATGTGTCGGTTGATGTCATTGCATCTTCTAAGGCAATGGGCTTTACAGCAGTTCCAGAAATTACTGCTGAAGCTGTAGATCCAGAAGCTGCTTACTTACATATCACAACTAACGAAACAATTGGTGGTATTACATTCCGTGATGTTCCTACTTTTGATGGTGTGACTTTAGTAGCGGATATGTCATCTAATATTTTAGCGAATGATTATAAAGTAGAAGATTTCGGTTTAATTTATGCAGGTGCTCAAAAGAACTTGGGACCTTCAGGAGTTACAATTGTTATTGTGCGTGAAGATTTACTGAAAGAAGATAAAGCCTTACCAGACTTCTTCTCTTATGCAACACAAGCAGACAAAGGTTCTATGATTAATACACCACCAACTTTTGCAGTTTATATGGTTGGTTTGGTATTAGAATGGGTTGCAGCGCAAGGCGGACAAGAAGCCATGTATGCGAACGCTAAGGAACGTGCGAACTTATTATATGACTACATTGATCGATCTGATTTATTTGTCAATCATGTAAAAGTAGAAAACCGTTCATTAACCAATATCCCGTTCTTAACGAACGATCCTGAATTAGATAAGAAATTTATAGCTGAAGCAGATGAGGCAGGATTTAAACAATTAAAAGGCCACCGTTCAGTGGGTGGTATGCGTGCTAGCTTATATAATGCTTTCCCATTAGAAGGGGTTAAAGCACTAGTAGCATTTATGAAAGCTTTTGAAGAAGAAAATAAATAG
- a CDS encoding LURP-one-related/scramblase family protein, translating into MKQKLFSLKQDFNIYDHNQTPLFRVSGKLFSVGRQLRIYDALTNEELAYVKESPFRFLTQLKVYQGTDYIATIQQKMTLFKTKMAIEDIGWTIEGDFLGWHYVIKDEQKQTIAQVKAKMLSWSDTFEITIDDTQVDPIIVLAVILSIDTIRDKQQSG; encoded by the coding sequence ATGAAGCAAAAGTTATTTTCGTTGAAGCAGGATTTTAATATTTACGACCACAATCAAACACCCCTGTTTCGTGTATCTGGCAAATTATTTTCAGTTGGTCGCCAATTACGGATTTATGATGCCCTAACAAATGAGGAACTGGCTTATGTTAAAGAATCGCCTTTTCGCTTTTTAACCCAGCTAAAGGTCTACCAAGGCACTGATTATATAGCTACTATCCAACAAAAAATGACCTTATTTAAAACCAAAATGGCCATTGAAGATATCGGATGGACAATTGAAGGAGACTTTTTAGGTTGGCATTATGTCATTAAAGATGAACAAAAACAGACAATTGCGCAGGTTAAGGCAAAAATGCTGTCTTGGTCAGATACTTTTGAAATAACGATTGATGATACTCAAGTAGACCCCATTATTGTACTTGCGGTTATTCTTTCGATTGATACTATTCGTGACAAGCAACAATCTGGTTGA
- the ftsY gene encoding signal recognition particle-docking protein FtsY, translating to MGLFDRIKRAFTGEDEIVEQQRQSESPSQDQIVFEKYDKGVEKTRRSFSDRMNELFAGFRQVDDEFFDDLEETFISSDVGFDMTLALSDAVREEVQRRGAISGEQVKDVIIEKMVEIYDKGGEPNVEINENPDGPTVVLFVGVNGVGKTTTIGKMAYQLKQDGKKVLLAAGDTFRAGAIEQLEEWARRIDVPIVTGKAQGDPASVAFDAAKTAREGGYDYLLVDTAGRLQTKINLMNELDKMKRILTRELPGSPHEILLVLDATTGQNALVQAKEFDKTVDIDGIVLTKLDGTAKGGVIFAIRYEMDIPVKFIGLGEKVDDLQVFDAEKFIYQLIKDVVEV from the coding sequence ATGGGATTATTTGACCGTATTAAACGCGCGTTTACGGGTGAGGATGAGATTGTTGAGCAACAGCGTCAATCTGAATCGCCTAGTCAAGATCAGATTGTCTTTGAAAAGTACGATAAGGGTGTTGAGAAGACACGACGTTCTTTCTCTGACCGTATGAATGAATTGTTTGCTGGTTTCCGCCAAGTGGATGATGAGTTTTTTGATGATTTAGAAGAAACTTTCATTTCTTCTGATGTTGGTTTTGACATGACACTTGCCTTATCTGACGCAGTACGTGAGGAAGTACAACGTCGCGGTGCTATTTCAGGTGAACAAGTAAAAGATGTCATCATTGAGAAAATGGTGGAGATTTACGACAAAGGTGGCGAGCCGAATGTTGAAATCAATGAAAATCCAGACGGTCCCACAGTTGTTTTATTTGTTGGGGTGAACGGTGTCGGGAAAACGACTACCATTGGGAAAATGGCTTACCAATTAAAACAAGATGGTAAAAAAGTCTTGCTTGCTGCAGGGGATACTTTTCGTGCGGGTGCGATTGAACAATTAGAAGAATGGGCACGCCGTATTGATGTACCAATCGTGACTGGTAAGGCGCAAGGTGACCCGGCTTCTGTGGCTTTTGACGCTGCTAAAACTGCGCGTGAAGGTGGCTACGACTACTTATTAGTAGATACAGCTGGACGACTACAAACTAAAATTAATCTAATGAATGAATTAGATAAAATGAAGCGTATCTTAACACGGGAATTACCTGGTTCGCCTCATGAAATATTATTGGTACTCGATGCAACAACAGGACAAAATGCCTTAGTACAAGCTAAAGAGTTTGATAAGACTGTAGATATTGACGGTATTGTCTTAACCAAACTTGATGGAACTGCTAAGGGTGGCGTGATTTTTGCAATTCGTTATGAGATGGATATTCCCGTTAAATTTATCGGACTTGGTGAAAAAGTGGATGACCTGCAAGTGTTTGATGCAGAGAAATTCATTTACCAATTAATTAAAGATGTTGTAGAAGTTTAA
- a CDS encoding Cof-type HAD-IIB family hydrolase produces the protein MIELIAIDLDGTLLRNDKTISEGNREMIRKAIDNGVDVAICTGRPLEAIQKFLDTLATNTADHYSITYNGGLVIQNKTGKVASQVTMSMAEAKALYEVMASLELPLEAVLIDAVYQFPFPENHPGLYQQTMNFLPFKQFDMDNLDPETAIFKVVINTETDHLMRMIDQIPNWVYEDFEVMRSHPFQLEIMPKGIDKGTGVSHLADILELTKDQVMVIGDEENDLAMLKWAGTSVVMENGRPDVKAFADYITDSNENDGVAKAIDHFVFFETDD, from the coding sequence ATGATTGAATTAATTGCAATTGATTTAGATGGCACTTTATTACGAAACGATAAGACGATTAGTGAGGGTAACCGTGAAATGATTCGCAAGGCGATTGATAACGGTGTGGATGTTGCGATTTGTACTGGTCGACCACTTGAAGCAATTCAAAAATTCTTGGATACTTTAGCAACCAATACGGCAGACCACTATTCTATTACCTATAACGGCGGGTTAGTTATTCAAAATAAAACCGGCAAAGTAGCTAGCCAAGTGACCATGTCAATGGCGGAAGCTAAAGCATTATATGAAGTGATGGCGTCTTTAGAATTGCCACTTGAAGCAGTATTGATTGACGCAGTTTACCAATTCCCATTCCCTGAAAACCATCCAGGTCTTTATCAACAAACAATGAATTTCTTACCATTCAAACAATTTGATATGGACAATTTAGATCCAGAAACGGCAATTTTTAAAGTGGTGATAAATACAGAAACAGACCATTTAATGCGTATGATTGATCAAATTCCAAACTGGGTATATGAAGATTTCGAAGTGATGCGTAGCCATCCTTTCCAATTAGAAATCATGCCTAAAGGGATTGATAAAGGAACTGGTGTGAGTCATTTAGCCGATATTTTAGAGTTAACTAAAGACCAAGTGATGGTAATTGGTGACGAGGAGAATGACTTAGCTATGCTTAAGTGGGCAGGTACATCTGTGGTGATGGAAAATGGTCGCCCAGATGTAAAAGCGTTCGCAGATTATATCACAGATTCTAATGAAAATGACGGGGTTGCTAAAGCAATTGACCATTTTGTTTTCTTTGAAACAGATGACTAA
- the smc gene encoding chromosome segregation protein SMC, whose protein sequence is MYLKTVEMVGFKSFADKTTIEFDNGFTAIVGPNGSGKSNITEAIKWVLGEQSAKSLRGSKMSDVIFAGAEDRRKGQYAQVTLTFDNSDRALNFETDEVAVSRRYTAAGDSEYMINRRPCRLRDITELMMDTGIGRDSFSIISQGKVEQIFTQKPEDRRGIFEEAAGVMKYKSRKHEAERKLKHTEENLHRIYDILSELADRIEPLEEQKNAALRYKASKAELSDIEIALTAVQIETLNEQWQVAKNDILAYGEDIHNRRAALTKTQASLTDYKGKASQADASVNELHEQYVDLVKNAEQLQAKIQVHHQKVLFKENNQANQAENLDSLKAAVKDFKASIIQLKAQLADMEKDIDEKTTDRDSLLSALEDLSDDSEAAVQAKRTEYITALQKQSSLQNDLSQLEKDIANEVASVEKNQSERTAKETTLAELKAELAKAEADKVSMGQEIESLLNQYQMKDQEVKAKQDEAYRANQEMNQANQRLMQATARKESLEDLDRDHAGFYQGVKAALDLSDKIQGVHGAVAQLLRVPDTYTGAVETALAGAMQNIVTENGQVASQLIGELKRQRAGRATFLPLDVIKGRSVNPNDLNKIQSMPGFIGVMVDLVDFDNQYQQIMANLMGNVIVADNLDNARAIAKALYSRYRIVTLESDVINAGGSMTGGATKRNNNAGLLSRKTDIDHLSQEIKTLTATVTNLQEEMHQVSQVSEEMVKELETIKAQGDEARFSERTLTSQIDQLTGQIADLTEALKTGESLQASASKTKAKQEKAKAKLEADLKVVDDQVNQLKNLIEDMNLSATDKAEKRAQLQGQLQAAETDLAVMQSQYTQVESQLAGQEAELAAKENQVSQVEAELKLMREAILSNSETSGTLEADYQAAVKAQKDCEAQLKAVRKVRNEAQNKADALDKEVQEMNTHLQDLLEKQAKVEATASRYEVSIDNHLTHLREEYGLTFERARATSELTMSMESASLKVRQLKKEIEQIGPVNLAAIDEFEEVNQRFTFMQKQRDDVLAAKEKLYQTISEMDEEVAERFEQAFIAIRDAFEDIFPKLFGGGRASLKLTRPDNLLESGIDIEAQPPGKRLQHLSLLSGGEKALTAIALLFAILDVKTVPFSILDEVEAALDEANVARYGRFLREFAHKTQFIVITHRKGTMESANILYGVTMQDSGVSKLAAVRLEEFDEKLLESSN, encoded by the coding sequence GTGTACCTAAAAACAGTTGAAATGGTCGGCTTTAAGAGTTTTGCGGATAAGACGACAATCGAATTTGATAATGGGTTTACAGCTATTGTAGGACCAAACGGCTCAGGGAAGTCGAACATTACAGAGGCCATTAAGTGGGTTCTGGGGGAGCAATCTGCCAAGTCCTTGCGTGGATCTAAGATGTCTGACGTGATTTTTGCAGGTGCTGAAGACCGCCGTAAGGGACAGTACGCCCAAGTAACCCTCACTTTTGACAACAGCGACCGCGCCTTGAATTTTGAAACAGATGAAGTGGCTGTTTCACGTCGTTATACAGCGGCTGGGGATTCTGAATATATGATTAACCGTCGTCCCTGCCGTTTACGGGACATCACCGAATTAATGATGGATACGGGAATTGGACGGGATTCATTTTCAATTATTTCTCAAGGTAAAGTAGAACAGATTTTCACCCAGAAGCCAGAGGATAGAAGAGGTATTTTTGAAGAAGCTGCTGGTGTTATGAAGTACAAGTCACGTAAGCATGAAGCTGAACGGAAGTTGAAACATACTGAAGAGAACTTGCACCGAATTTATGATATTTTATCTGAACTTGCTGACCGGATTGAGCCCTTAGAAGAACAGAAGAATGCAGCTTTACGTTATAAAGCATCAAAGGCAGAATTGTCTGACATTGAGATTGCATTAACGGCAGTTCAGATTGAAACCTTGAATGAGCAGTGGCAAGTAGCCAAAAATGATATCTTAGCTTATGGTGAGGACATTCATAACCGACGAGCTGCTTTAACTAAAACACAAGCCTCGCTTACGGATTATAAAGGCAAGGCTAGTCAGGCAGATGCGTCCGTTAACGAGTTGCATGAGCAGTATGTTGATTTGGTGAAAAATGCTGAGCAATTACAAGCTAAAATTCAAGTTCACCACCAAAAAGTCCTTTTCAAGGAAAATAACCAAGCCAACCAAGCTGAGAATCTTGATAGCTTGAAGGCTGCGGTAAAAGACTTTAAAGCCTCCATTATCCAATTAAAAGCCCAATTAGCGGATATGGAAAAGGATATTGATGAAAAAACGACTGATCGCGATAGTTTACTGTCTGCGCTTGAAGACCTGTCGGATGATTCTGAAGCAGCAGTTCAAGCTAAACGGACCGAATATATTACAGCACTACAAAAACAGTCCAGTCTACAAAATGACTTAAGCCAGCTTGAGAAGGATATAGCGAATGAAGTCGCCTCAGTTGAAAAAAACCAGTCTGAGCGAACAGCTAAAGAAACTACTTTAGCTGAATTGAAAGCCGAACTTGCTAAGGCTGAAGCGGATAAGGTAAGTATGGGTCAAGAAATAGAGTCCTTGCTTAACCAATATCAAATGAAAGATCAAGAAGTAAAAGCCAAGCAAGACGAAGCTTACCGAGCTAATCAAGAAATGAACCAAGCGAATCAACGGCTAATGCAGGCCACTGCCCGTAAAGAGTCGCTAGAAGATTTGGACCGCGACCATGCTGGTTTCTACCAGGGGGTTAAGGCAGCTTTAGACCTATCAGATAAAATTCAGGGTGTCCACGGGGCAGTTGCCCAATTGCTCCGCGTGCCAGATACTTATACTGGGGCCGTTGAAACGGCACTTGCTGGCGCTATGCAAAATATCGTTACAGAAAATGGTCAGGTAGCCAGTCAATTAATTGGTGAATTGAAACGGCAACGTGCAGGGCGGGCAACTTTCCTCCCACTTGATGTGATTAAAGGCCGGTCAGTAAATCCCAATGACTTGAATAAAATTCAGTCTATGCCTGGATTTATCGGTGTGATGGTTGATTTGGTTGACTTTGATAACCAATACCAACAAATTATGGCCAACTTAATGGGGAATGTCATTGTCGCTGATAATCTTGACAATGCCCGTGCGATTGCTAAAGCACTGTATTCTCGCTACCGGATTGTGACCCTTGAATCAGATGTAATTAACGCTGGTGGGTCAATGACTGGTGGGGCAACGAAACGGAATAACAATGCTGGTTTACTGTCCCGGAAAACGGACATCGATCATTTAAGTCAGGAAATCAAGACCTTGACAGCGACCGTAACCAACTTGCAAGAAGAGATGCACCAAGTGTCACAAGTATCTGAAGAGATGGTGAAAGAGCTTGAAACAATCAAAGCACAAGGTGATGAAGCACGCTTTAGTGAACGGACTTTAACGAGTCAAATTGACCAGTTAACCGGGCAAATTGCTGATTTAACTGAAGCTTTAAAAACTGGTGAAAGCCTGCAAGCTTCTGCTTCAAAAACGAAGGCGAAACAAGAAAAAGCAAAAGCGAAGTTAGAAGCGGATTTAAAAGTTGTTGACGATCAAGTCAACCAATTGAAAAATCTGATCGAGGATATGAACTTATCAGCAACTGATAAGGCGGAAAAAAGGGCGCAATTACAAGGTCAATTGCAGGCTGCTGAAACAGATTTAGCGGTCATGCAATCGCAATACACTCAAGTTGAAAGTCAATTAGCAGGTCAAGAAGCTGAATTAGCAGCAAAAGAAAATCAGGTAAGCCAAGTAGAAGCGGAACTTAAATTGATGCGGGAAGCTATTTTATCCAATTCTGAAACTTCTGGCACCTTGGAAGCTGACTATCAAGCAGCTGTGAAAGCACAGAAAGATTGTGAAGCTCAATTAAAAGCGGTCCGAAAAGTCCGCAATGAGGCGCAGAATAAGGCTGATGCCTTAGACAAAGAAGTCCAAGAAATGAATACACATCTCCAAGACTTGCTTGAAAAGCAAGCTAAGGTGGAGGCAACAGCTTCTCGATATGAAGTATCGATTGATAACCATTTAACCCACCTTCGGGAAGAATACGGTCTGACCTTTGAACGGGCAAGAGCGACGTCAGAATTAACCATGTCTATGGAATCAGCATCCTTAAAAGTTCGTCAGTTAAAAAAAGAAATTGAACAAATTGGACCGGTTAATTTAGCAGCCATTGATGAGTTTGAAGAAGTAAATCAACGGTTTACCTTTATGCAAAAACAAAGAGATGACGTATTGGCTGCCAAAGAAAAACTCTATCAAACAATTTCTGAAATGGATGAAGAGGTAGCTGAACGATTTGAACAAGCCTTTATTGCTATTCGGGATGCTTTTGAAGATATCTTTCCTAAATTATTTGGTGGAGGTCGGGCGAGTCTAAAATTGACGCGACCGGATAATCTGTTGGAATCTGGAATTGATATTGAAGCTCAACCGCCAGGGAAACGGCTGCAACACCTATCCTTATTATCAGGTGGGGAGAAAGCTTTAACTGCAATTGCCTTATTGTTTGCGATTTTAGATGTGAAAACTGTACCTTTCTCTATTTTAGATGAGGTGGAAGCGGCGCTTGATGAAGCCAATGTAGCTCGTTATGGTCGGTTTTTACGCGAATTTGCGCATAAGACGCAATTTATTGTGATTACCCACCGTAAGGGGACGATGGAGTCAGCAAATATCTTGTATGGCGTAACCATGCAGGATTCTGGTGTGTCTAAATTGGCGGCTGTTCGTTTAGAAGAATTTGATGAGAAATTACTAGAATCATCAAATTAA
- the rnc gene encoding ribonuclease III, producing the protein MDLSGVKALLADRFGLEIQDETHYIEAFTHSSYVNENQNLALQDNERIEFLGDAVLELVVSNYLYRNYPEMDEGRMSSLRALIVREESLAKRCVECGFDQFVRLGNGEEASNGRKRPSLLCDLFESVLGAIYLDLGLDAIEHLMSLTIYPKIKNGDFTRLSDAKTALQEELQKEGAIQLAYELESESGPAHSKEFHVAVRLYDEIIGRGVGHSKKAAEQAAAANALELLKK; encoded by the coding sequence ATGGATTTGTCAGGTGTGAAGGCTTTATTGGCTGATCGGTTTGGTTTGGAAATACAAGATGAAACGCATTATATTGAGGCGTTTACCCATTCTTCATATGTGAATGAGAACCAAAATCTAGCTTTACAGGATAATGAGCGGATTGAATTTTTAGGGGATGCGGTTTTAGAGTTAGTGGTATCTAATTATTTATACCGTAATTATCCCGAGATGGATGAGGGACGGATGTCGTCTTTACGTGCTTTAATTGTTCGCGAGGAGTCATTGGCTAAACGTTGTGTTGAGTGTGGTTTTGACCAGTTTGTACGTTTGGGTAATGGTGAGGAAGCAAGTAATGGACGCAAGCGCCCATCTTTATTATGCGATTTATTTGAGTCGGTTCTAGGTGCGATTTATCTTGATCTTGGGTTAGATGCGATAGAGCATTTGATGTCCCTAACCATTTATCCTAAGATCAAGAATGGTGATTTTACACGTTTATCTGATGCGAAAACGGCCTTACAAGAAGAGTTACAAAAAGAGGGTGCGATTCAGTTGGCCTATGAACTTGAAAGTGAATCTGGTCCAGCGCACAGTAAAGAATTTCATGTGGCAGTTCGTTTATATGATGAAATCATTGGACGAGGCGTTGGCCATTCTAAGAAGGCGGCGGAGCAAGCTGCTGCGGCCAATGCTTTAGAATTGTTGAAAAAATAG
- a CDS encoding acyl carrier protein, with protein sequence MAESTTFEQVAALIVERFGVEASSVTPEMSFTDDLGADSLDVVELVMELEDNFGIQISDDDVEEIKTVADIVKYIDSHK encoded by the coding sequence ATGGCAGAGAGTACAACTTTTGAACAAGTAGCGGCTTTAATTGTGGAACGTTTCGGTGTGGAGGCTTCTAGTGTGACGCCTGAGATGTCGTTTACGGACGATTTGGGTGCGGATTCGTTGGATGTTGTGGAATTGGTGATGGAATTGGAAGATAATTTCGGTATCCAGATTTCTGATGATGATGTTGAAGAAATTAAAACTGTTGCGGATATTGTGAAGTATATCGATAGCCATAAGTAG